In Pochonia chlamydosporia 170 chromosome 3, whole genome shotgun sequence, the following are encoded in one genomic region:
- a CDS encoding ring finger domain-containing protein (similar to Cordyceps militaris CM01 XP_006665316.1), producing the protein MSLTDLQNNIYLFSNPGWNGEGTIASTISKNLSQQTSQLAYEQQIDTNLTTLSVANAAPFDSSIQGLLYVPDISSVPTCDVQQYDSIPRNVTRRKDLPPANFNLIAIAPWFSSDCTQAYLNSALQGPVKAFIFYKPNNSTNKPQDGDSPVWNLGDGGAWRANHHFPIFAIPGLQGQKIITQLSLYSGSITQVPHGEEVQRLYNLHGTTYLRIWTKLTLDKPSNPPATWAFILIVIGALLFVILTVSIAMHFIQRRNRNSLKRRVQSGEVDLEAMGIKRVTVPATHVVQFPLFTYNAEPDLLDLPSTPHSQTTPSGGTRKTRKKRRRESGAAMDAAAPGAPSVRSIRSKRSNLAGAGETTATNYQPTCHICLASFEHRVTIIRELPCGHIFHTECIDEFLIQNSSLCPTCKHCMLPRGYSPKITNGMVRRERALRRLRERVDLEEISLESGDKKLIAWGRKIFGASHLGHASSTKTDVPMKSLKSSKRSANTAENQNSTEGDDSNSSSSSPNRTTDSTEPPQVTPTIAITRPKKSKPRALKLLPTQPENAELNMNDRAPNRRGSPSSFARERMREIADNNAPFDDPDKARPRWRRVISKAFPGFN; encoded by the exons ATGT CGCTCACGGATCTTCAAAATAACAT CTACTTGTTCAGCAATCCAGGATGGAACGGCGAGGGAACAATCGCGTCAACAATATCCAAGAACCTCTCGCAGCAAACG AGCCAGCTAGCTTATGAGCAGCAAATCGACACAAATTTGACGACTTTATCCGTAGCAAATGCCGCGCCGTTTGATAGCTCCATACAGGGCCTCCTGTACGTTCCCGATATTTCGTCCGTTCCCACTTGCGATGTGCAACAGTACGATTCCATTCCGCGAAATGTTACACGAAGAAAAGACCTCCCTCCCGCAAACTTCAACCTAATTGCCATTGCTCCATGGTTCAGCAGCGATTGCACGCAAGCCTATCTCAATTCAGCCTTGCAAGGCCCCGTCAAGGCCTTCATCTTCTACAAACCCAACAACTCAACCAATAAACCCCAGGATGGCGACTCTCCAGTTTGGAACCTGGGCGATGGCGGCGCTTGGCGAGCCAACCACCACTTCCCCATTTTCGCGATTCCAGGGCTGCAAGGACAGAAAATCATCACGCAGTTAAGCCTATACTCTGGCTCCATAACCCAAGTTCCACACGGAGAGGAGGTCCAGCGATTGTACAATCTTCATGGAACGACATATTTGCGCATATGGACCAAGCTTACGTTGGATAAACCATCGAACCCGCCAGCGACCTGGGCgttcatcctcatcgtcatcggtGCCCTCCTCTTTGTAATCCTCACCGTTTCTATAGCCATGCATTTCATCCAACGACGCAACCGCAACTCCCTGAAGCGTCGAGTCCAATCCGGAGAGGTCGATCTCGAGGCGATGGGTATCAAGCGTGTGACGGTGCCTGCCACGCACGTAGTACAGTTCCCTCTATTCACCTATAATGCAGAGCCTGACTTACTTGATTTGCCATCGACTCCTCACTCACAAACCACGCCGTCCGGCGGCACGCGAAAGACACGGAAAAAGAGACGCCGCGAATCTGGTGCTGCAATGGACGCAGCAGCTCCAGGCGCGCCAAGCGTTCGTAGCATACGAAGCAAACGATCGAACCTTGCCGGCGCGGGCGAGACCACGGCCACCAATTATCAACCAACTTGCCACATTTGCTTAGCCAGCTTCGAACATCGAGTAACAATAATCCGCGAATTGCCTTGCGGCCACATCTTCCACACCGAATGTATTGACGAATTCCTCATACAAAATAGCTCGTTATGTCCGACCTGCAAGCACTGTATGCTTCCCCGTGGCTACAGCCCCAAAATCACCAACGGAATGGTTCGCCGAGAAAGGGCTTTGAGGCGACTGAGGGAAAGAGTCGACCTGGAAGAGATTTCACTTGAATCTGGCGACAAAAAGCTCATTGCCTGGGGAAGAAAGATATTTGGCGCGTCACATTTGGGCCATGCATCCTCTACCAAGACAGATGTGCCTATGAAATCACTAAAGTCGTCCAAACGAAGCGCAAATACGGCTGAGAACCAAAACTCTACTGAAGGCGACGACAGCAACAgttcgtcatcatcaccaaataGGACTACGGATTCAACGGAACCGCCTCAAGTGACCCCTACGATAGCAATAACCCGGCCGAAGAAATCCAAACCGCGAGCGCTTAAACTACTTCCCACACAACCCGAGAACGCCGAATTGAACATGAACGACAGAGCACCGAATAGGCGAGGCAGCCCCTCATCATTTGCTCGAGAACGGATGCGAGAGATCGCTGACAACAATGCACCCTTCGATGACCCTGATAAGGCTCGTCCAAGAT GGAGGCGAGTCATATCGAAGGCGTTCCCTGGGTTCAATTAA
- a CDS encoding peroxisome biosynthesis protein (Peroxin-2) (similar to Aspergillus clavatus NRRL 1 XP_001269799.1), producing the protein MTDSSFIQAQQRVAARRQAREAEAVARIAAQREASRASAQLQRLPFPFNRLSPAWDAISSREGTRPAFRVAQVDAELLDEELVDLLKDQVCDALKYFGGGHLHDDWSAEILLALRATLFKLTVWDHDATYGAALQNLKYTDARKQGPVLSPPSTLQKSLYGLVTVFGKYAWTKWEDWLLEQDDGYDQPSPQVRRLSRWTSRLTTMHSTAALASFLVFLLHGRYRTLLDRILRMRLAPPTSQVSREVSFEYLNRQLVWHAFTEFLLFVLPLIGINKWRRWLSKTWRKTKEIINTGATEGDKSANGEYSFLPERTCAICYQDQNDSATTETEIMAAAASSGVIGSAQTDVTNPYETIPCGCIYCFVCLATRLEREEGEGWTCLRCGEHVKECKPWSGDVLEPAVPTFRSTSTKTVAFTDDVTGGILEEEVPVREHLEPEETSAENSAEDFDEGFDEGSDIVDEGSDIGSDIGSDAGD; encoded by the coding sequence ATGACCGACTCGAGCTTCATTCAAGCCCAACAGCGAGTCGCTGCTCGCCGACAGGCTCGTGAAGCCGAAGCCGTAGCTCGAATCGCCGCCCAGCGGGAAGCTTCTCGAGCCAGCGCCCAGCTTCAACGACTGCCCTTCCCCTTCAACAGACTCTCTCCGGCATGGGATGCCATCTCGTCACGCGAAGGCACTCGCCCTGCATTCCGAGTCGCCCAAGTTGACGCCGAGTTGCTCGATGAGGAGCTTGTCGACCTTCTCAAGGACCAAGTTTGCGATGCGCTGAAATactttggcggcggccatTTGCACGACGACTGGTCTGCTGAGATTTTGCTTGCCCTGCGAGCTACCCTCTTCAAGCTCACTGTTTGGGATCACGACGCTACATACGGAGCAGCGCTTCAAAATCTAAAATACACCGACGCCAGGAAACAAGGCCCCGTCCTTTCCCCCCCTTCCACACTACAGAAATCCCTTTATGGCCTAGTCACCGTGTTTGGCAAATATGCCTGGACAAAATGGGAGGACTGGCTGCTAGAACAAGACGATGGCTACGACCAGCCGAGCCCCCAGGTCCGTCGCTTGTCACGTTGGACTTCGCGATTGACCACGATGCATTCCACTGCCGCATTGGCATCCTTCCTGGTGTTTCTGCTCCACGGCCGCTACAGGACCCTACTGGATAGAATATTAAGGATGCGACTGGCGCCGCCGACGAGCCAAGTCAGCCGAGAAGTCTCATTCGAGTATCTTAATCGCCAGCTCGTTTGGCATGCTTTTACCGAgttcttgctctttgtcCTGCCCCTAATCGGCATTAACAAATGGCGACGATGGCTGAGCAAGACGTGGAGAAAAACCAAAGAGATTATCAACACAGGCGCCACCGAGGGCGACAAGTCTGCCAACGGCGAATATAGCTTTTTGCCAGAGCGGACCTGCGCCATCTGCTACCAGGATCAAAATGATTCTGCGACGACGGAAACAGAGATCATGGCGGCTGCGGCTTCCAGCGGTGTCATTGGCTCAGCGCAAACTGATGTCACCAATCCTTATGAAACGATTCCCTGCGGATGCATTTACTGCTTCGTCTGCTTAGCCACGAGACTGGAGAGagaggagggcgagggcTGGACATGCTTGCGGTGTGGTGAACATGTCAAGGAGTGTAAGCCGTGGAGCGGAGACGTGCTGGAGCCGGCGGTGCCAACCTTCAGATCGACGTCGACCAAGACGGTTGCCTTTACAGACGATGTGACGGGTGGCAttttggaggaggaagtaCCTGTGCGAGAACATTTGGAACCGGAGGAGACGTCGGCGGAGAACTCGGCAGAGGATTTCGACGAAGGGTTCGACGAGGGGTCTGATATTGTGGATGAGGGTTCTGATATTGGCTCGGATATTGGCTCGGATGCCGGCGATTGA
- a CDS encoding MFS_1 like family domain-containing protein, giving the protein MSSFFQFTQGTESRVRPNDSSPLLGRFRAVPPRPGLTQRRSSQLGLLSDRISGLSDGRGSVHVGYGAMVAAQLSGGDDDDAIDDDYDDDVSMWEKVWHGWVMDLWVDPKQLAVKRTVDRWWSRYGLLVFLPAALAVAWCAVPFPQYPLPDNDNGSGHDPKDGKEKHPGYGSAEVEVNFWFFLFVYYGFYNITALIWITKVFNLYSLNWWPKSLGFPLTVSLIAILSIAVPIPIYYIPETRWLTMHNTSWISWTFIIMATPVAIAFLILMTNERHIGLRHSLSETQRIFTTSWWTGEPDTLPSRRDRRRRNNFSSDILEPDMLHVNPPLRAQGVAVRRRWLPASFVRFLWFCVALFVGLMVYVIGEAYAELYMQTLPHNNLETVVYVYGWVATVHLLDALTGWVLGIREGERVGSYPLSWVFKLCVILKVPELYFMLTYQTYVRALYARLRSPQQFLILQILSSTSLVVITPIMMTRSFHRILTVLGLNGLSYGSYQKLQTRNVFIRFLAENSSMATFLGSVAVLHYGANKAVYPYFAFDKKIGEPYDFKLTFTASSITWACELVASLAVRLLIRLCFQVDVGLEGKLDFTVWPELLPTCVAVMLHVLQNMLFSIIRLQFH; this is encoded by the exons ATGTCCAGCTTTTTCCAGTTCACACAAGGCACAGAGTCTCGCGTCCGACCAAACGACTCATCGCCCTTACTGGGACGATTCCGCGCTGTACCTCCGCGACCCGGTCTTACACAACGTCGATCCAGCCAGCTTGGGTTGCTGTCGGACCGGATATCGGGATTGAGCGATGGCAGGGGCAGCGTGCACGTTGGATACGGCGCCATGGTGGCTGCACAACTATCTGGTGgggatgacgacgatgcgATAGACGACGActacgacgacgacgtgTCCATGTGGGAAAAGGTTTGGCATGGATGGGTCATGGACTTGTGGGTGGATCCGAAGCAGCTTGCGGTCAAGAGGACGGTTGATCGGTGGTGGAGTAGATATGGATTGCTGGTGTTTTTGCCGGCTGCTTTG GCGGTTGCCTGGTGCGCTGTACCTTTTCCACAGTACCCCCTACcagacaatgacaatggtTCTGGCCACGACCCAAAGGACGGGAAAGAAAAGCACCCGGGCTACGGCTCTGCCGAAGTTGAAGTCAACTTTTGGTTCTTTCTCTTCGTCTACTATGGATTTTATAATATCACGGCCTTGATATGGATCACCAAGGTCTTCAACTTGTATAGCCTCAACTGGTGGCCCAAGTCGCTGGGGTTCCCACTGACCGTCTCACTCATCGCCATCTTGTCCATCGCCGTGCCTATTCCCATTTACTACATACCCGAGACGCGTTGGCTCACCATGCACAACACGTCTTGGATTTCATGGActttcatcatcatggccacgcctgtcgccatcgccttcctcatcctcatgaCTAATGAGAGACACATTGGCCTGCGGCACTCATTGTCTGAAACCCAACGTATTTTCACGACGTCCTGGTGGACTGGTGAACCAGATACGTTGCCTTCACGACGGGATCGACGGCGACGAAACAACTTTTCCTCGGACATTCTAGAACCAGATATGCTGCACGTGAACCCTCCCTTACGTGCACAAGGAGTAGCCGTGAGACGACGGTGGCTACCGGCAAGTTTTGTGAGATTTCTCTGGTTTTGTGTTGCATTATTCGTCGGACTCATGGTCTATGTCATTGGAGAGGCATATGCTGAGCTGTATATGCAAACCCTGCCACATAACAATCTAGAGACGGTTGTCTATGTCTACGGATGGGTTGCCACGGTGCATCTTTTGGATGCTTTGACGGGTTGGGTACTGGGTATCCGTGAGGGCGAGCGAGTCGGAAGTTACCCTCTGAGTTGGGTCTTTAAGCTGTGCGTCATTCTCAAGGTCCCTGAGCT ATACTTTATGCTGACCTACCAGACCTACGTGCGCGCCTTGTATGCCCGACTTCGCTCCCCGCAACAATTTCTCATCCTCCAAATACTCTCGTCCACGtccctcgtcgtcatcacgCCCATCATGATGACGCGCTCCTTTCACCGCATCCTGACTGTCCTCGGTCTGAACGGTCTCAGCTACGGGTCATACCAGAAACTTCAAACGCGTAACGTTTTCATCCGATTCCTCGCGGAAAACTCATCCATGGCTACCTTCTTAGGTAGCGTTGCCGTTTTGCACTACGGCGCCAACAAAGCCGTGTATCCGTATTTTGCGTTCGACAAAAAAATCGGCGAGCCGTACGACTTCAAACTGACTTTTACTGCGTCATCAATCACCTGGGCGTGCGAGCTGGTTGCCAGTCTAGCCGTACGGCTGCTCATCAGGCTCTGCTTTCAAGTGGACGTTGGGCTAGAGGGCAAGTTGGATTTTACGGTGTGGCCGGAACTCCTGCCGACCTGTGTGGCGGTTATGCTGCATGTTTTGCAAAACATGCTGTTTTCTATTATACGTCTACAATTCCATTGA